A single genomic interval of Eriocheir sinensis breed Jianghai 21 chromosome 33, ASM2467909v1, whole genome shotgun sequence harbors:
- the LOC127006772 gene encoding cytidine deaminase-like isoform X2 — MSSSAPQQVSSSSSAGATTAEAEKRLTDAEVEQLIDASLAARLNSYSPYSKFSVGAALLTPDGTIVGGCNVENISYGLTICAERNAICRAVADGHRKFRAIAITAEMGERFVGPCGACRQFLAEFGLDWEVYLAMPSKQYMKTTVAKLIPDSFSPEWVNLDQRQVG; from the exons ATGTCTAGCTCAGCGCCCCAGcaagtctcctcttcctcctccgccggcGCCACCACGGCCGAGGCGGAGAAGCGACTGACAG ACGCGGAGGTGGAGCAGCTCATCGATGCCAGCCTCGCCGCGCGCCTCAACTCCTACAGCCCCTACAGCAAGTTCAGTGTGGGCGCCGCGCTGCTCACCCCTGACGGCACCATCGTTGGAGGCTGCAACGTGGAGAACATTTCCTACGGCCTCACCATCTGCGCCGAGAGGAATGCCATTTGCCGCGCCGTGGCCGACGGACACAGGAAATTCCGTGCCATCGCCATCACCGCCGAGATGGGCGAGCGGTTCGTGGGGCCATGCGGGGCCTGCAGACAGTTCCTGGCGGAGTTCGGGCTGGACTGGGAGGTGTATTTGGCCATGCCCAGCAAGCAGTACATGAAGACCACGGTGGCCAAGCTCATCCCTGACAGCTTCAGTCCCGAGTGGGTCAATCTGGACCAGCGGCAGGTGGGATAG
- the LOC127006769 gene encoding regulator of microtubule dynamics protein 1-like isoform X2 yields MSGSKSFSVNINPKVAVVAALGTGIVIGAGVAYVYTRLHEHTHLVQQITNLHVSILEVLKKDLTRVQAGHEGPCTCGRCIGTRSPRFRKTVSFSSTTTTASYRTAPEPDSDGRGNDTDYFSPDEDDDEFFDLSADESDGAIVFGSPEDSGQVRLRTPARDEESGDPLSRLLEQTDSLTDGCQEEQRRAYNLLKNEENVYHQNAEFLWRLAKATRNMSCIEEKHGNSEGKKAYIFEAYDYAAQALELDEESAEVHKWYGILVGAKGEFLNVKERILNGTLFKVHIDKALEIKPKDSTLHHLLGRFCYEVAQLSWLERRVAAALFAEVPSSTYEEALDHFMAAEKLRPTGWKENRLFIAKCYILMNEFSLASAWLDQAASASNVTPDVGCARMSLCRKKY; encoded by the exons ATGAGTGGCAGTAAATCATTCAGTGTGAACATCAACCCTAAG GTTGCAGTGGTGGCAGCCTTGGGCACGGGCATAGTCATCGGTGCTGGTGTGGCATACGTCTACACCCGCCTCCATGAGCACACACACCTGGTGCAGCAGATTACAAACTTGCACGTCTCCATCTTGGAAGTGCTGAAGAAAGACTTGACTCGTGTGCAAGCAG GTCACGAGGGGCCATGCACCTGTGGACGCTGCATAGGCACCCGCTCCCCTCGCTTCAGGAAGACGGTCAGcttcagcagcaccaccaccactgccagctACAGGACGGCACCCGAGCCTGACTCTGATGGGCGGGGGAATGACACGGATTATTTTTCtcctgatgaagatgatgatgagttcTTTGATTTGTCAGCGGATGAGAG TGATGGAGCCATTGTGTTTGGGAGCCCggaggacagtggccaggtgagGCTGCGAACACCAGCCCGGGATGAAGAGAGTGGGGACCCACTGAGTCGCCTTCTGGAACAGACAGACAGTCTGACTGATGGGTGTCAGGAAGAACAGAGGCGAGCCTACAATTTGctgaagaatgaggaaaatgtg TACCACCAAAATGCAGAGTTTCTGTGGAGACTTGCCAAAGCCACAAGGAATATGTCATGTATTGAAGAAAAGCATGGCAACTCGGAAGGCAAGAAAGCATATATATTTGaag CCTACGACTATGCGGCTCAGGCCCTGGAGCTGGACGAAGAGAGTGCTGAAGTTCACAAGTGGTACGGGATTTTGGTTGGAGCAAAGGGGGAGTTTTTGAATGTGAAGGAGCGCATTCTTAATGGGACGCTGTTCAAGGTGCATATTGATAAGGCACTGGAGATCAAACCCAAAGATTCAACCCTCCACCACCTTCTTGGGCGGTTTTGTTATGAG GTGGCACAGCTGTCGTGGCTGGAGCGCAGGGTGGCTGCGGCACTGTTTGCAGAGGTTCCTTCCTCCACCTATGAAGAAGCGCTGGATCACTTCATGGCTGCCGAGAAACTGAGACCAACTGGCTGGAAGGAAAATCGTCTTTTCATAGCCAAGTGCTACATTTTAATGAACGAGTTCTCCCTGGCCTCGGCCTGGCTGGACCAGGCAGCTTCAGCATCCAATGTGACTCCTGATGTAGGTTGTGCCAG GATGAGCTTATGCAGAAAGAAATATTAG
- the LOC127006770 gene encoding translation initiation factor IF-2-like: MPQAKAKKPATPGKKEEKGEAKKPPQEKKADNAPAKAKKEGASKQAAPKKNAKPAGDGKGKDQGKKRKLNETGQGKPKQGADSKKKKVEKKVQGKSGAKKTGVGKKPIKKQFSAKIKALKRDPRRRRLARRGKSEIVVYEGRRYFLLPSGHLKAVLDFKLEDNDKVAKIDGVYIRKSDVKTFEDYKESVKSSPPTVVKRKLKLKLQILKRALMKDLLKEAKTTNKQAVATAKDAGKEVQLMTLYKNTWVRKKAVPRLLSYARNKLIKIKAARKEKGGKELTEAEQKVLQRYVRRILQDENRKLRQALLSKRPSVAGKQKSAGKGKKKGAKPAKKPAAGKGKEAAPKGDQSKKQKRPAKKAAN, from the exons ATGCCTCAGGCTAAAGCAAAGAAGCCAGCCACTCCaggcaagaaagaggaaaagggtgaagccAAGAAGCCTCCGCAGGAGAAGAAAGCTGATAATGCTCCTGCCAAGGCAAAGAAGGAGGGAGCCTCAAAGCAGGCTGCACCCAAGAAGAATGCAAAGCCTGCTGGAGATGGCAAGGGCAAGGACCAGGGCAAGAAGAGGAAGTTGAATGAAACTGGCCAGGGCAAGCCCAAGCAGGGTGCTGActccaagaagaagaaggtcgAAAAGAAAGTCCAGGGCAAGAGTGGTGCCAAGAAGACTGGCGTGGGGAAGAAGCCCATCAAGAAGCAGTTTTCTGCCAAGATCAAGGCCCTGAAGAGAGACCCCAGACGCAGGAGGCTGGCTCGTCGCGGAAAGTCCGAGATTGTTGTCTATGAAGGGCGCCGTTACTTCCTCCTCCCAAGTGGCCATCTGAAGGCTGTGCTGGACTTCAAGCTGGAGGACAATGACAAGGTCGCCAAAATTGATGGTGTTTACATCAGGAAGAGTGACGTCAAGACCTTCGAGGACTACAAGGAGTCTGTCAAGAGCAGCCCACCCACTGTG GTCAAGAGGAAGCTGAAGCTGAAGCTGCAGATCCTGAAGAGGGCCCTCATGAAGGACCTGCTGAAGGAAGCCAAAACAACCAACAAACAAGCTGTGGCCACAGCCAAGGATGCTGGCAAGGAGGTGCAGTTGATGACCCTGTACAAGAACACCTGGGTGAGGAAGAAGGCCGTTCCCCGCCTGCTGAGCTATGCTCGCAACAAGCTCATTAAGATCAAGGCTgccaggaaagagaaggggggcaAGGAGCTTACTGAGGCTGAACAGAAGGTCCTCCAGAGGTATGTGAGGAGGATCCTGCAGGACGAGAACCGTAAGCTCAGACAGGCTCTCCTCAGCAAAAGACCGAGTGTGGCAGGAAAGCAGAAGTCTGCcggcaagggaaagaagaagggagcaaAGCCTGCCAAGAAGCCTGCcgcaggaaagggaaaggaagctgcTC CTAAGGGTGATCAGAGCAAGAAGCAGAAGCGCCCCGCCAAGAAGGCTGCCAACTAA
- the LOC127006859 gene encoding U6 snRNA-associated Sm-like protein LSm5 → MAAPNPSTLLPLELVDKCIGSRIHIIMKSDKEIVGTLLGFDDFVNMVLEDVTEYESTPEGRRITQLDQILLNGNHITMLVPGGEVLD, encoded by the exons ATGGCTGCTCCCAACCCTTCAACCCTCTTGCCGCTCG AGCTGGTGGACAAGTGCATTGGCTCCCGCATCCACATCATCATGAAGAGCGACAAGGAGATCGTCGGGACACTGCTTGGCTTCGATGACTTCGTGAACATGGTGCTGGAGGATGTGACGGAGTACGAGTCCACCCCCGAGGGACGGAGGATCACCCAGCTCGACCAGATCCTGCTCAATGGCAATCACATAACTATG CTTGTTCCTGGTGGTGAAGTACTGGACTAG
- the LOC127006769 gene encoding regulator of microtubule dynamics protein 1-like isoform X1 — MSGSKSFSVNINPKVAVVAALGTGIVIGAGVAYVYTRLHEHTHLVQQITNLHVSILEVLKKDLTRVQAGHEGPCTCGRCIGTRSPRFRKTVSFSSTTTTASYRTAPEPDSDGRGNDTDYFSPDEDDDEFFDLSADESDGAIVFGSPEDSGQVRLRTPARDEESGDPLSRLLEQTDSLTDGCQEEQRRAYNLLKNEENVYHQNAEFLWRLAKATRNMSCIEEKHGNSEGKKAYIFEAYDYAAQALELDEESAEVHKWYGILVGAKGEFLNVKERILNGTLFKVHIDKALEIKPKDSTLHHLLGRFCYEVAQLSWLERRVAAALFAEVPSSTYEEALDHFMAAEKLRPTGWKENRLFIAKCYILMNEFSLASAWLDQAASASNVTPDDELMQKEILELQGKYS; from the exons ATGAGTGGCAGTAAATCATTCAGTGTGAACATCAACCCTAAG GTTGCAGTGGTGGCAGCCTTGGGCACGGGCATAGTCATCGGTGCTGGTGTGGCATACGTCTACACCCGCCTCCATGAGCACACACACCTGGTGCAGCAGATTACAAACTTGCACGTCTCCATCTTGGAAGTGCTGAAGAAAGACTTGACTCGTGTGCAAGCAG GTCACGAGGGGCCATGCACCTGTGGACGCTGCATAGGCACCCGCTCCCCTCGCTTCAGGAAGACGGTCAGcttcagcagcaccaccaccactgccagctACAGGACGGCACCCGAGCCTGACTCTGATGGGCGGGGGAATGACACGGATTATTTTTCtcctgatgaagatgatgatgagttcTTTGATTTGTCAGCGGATGAGAG TGATGGAGCCATTGTGTTTGGGAGCCCggaggacagtggccaggtgagGCTGCGAACACCAGCCCGGGATGAAGAGAGTGGGGACCCACTGAGTCGCCTTCTGGAACAGACAGACAGTCTGACTGATGGGTGTCAGGAAGAACAGAGGCGAGCCTACAATTTGctgaagaatgaggaaaatgtg TACCACCAAAATGCAGAGTTTCTGTGGAGACTTGCCAAAGCCACAAGGAATATGTCATGTATTGAAGAAAAGCATGGCAACTCGGAAGGCAAGAAAGCATATATATTTGaag CCTACGACTATGCGGCTCAGGCCCTGGAGCTGGACGAAGAGAGTGCTGAAGTTCACAAGTGGTACGGGATTTTGGTTGGAGCAAAGGGGGAGTTTTTGAATGTGAAGGAGCGCATTCTTAATGGGACGCTGTTCAAGGTGCATATTGATAAGGCACTGGAGATCAAACCCAAAGATTCAACCCTCCACCACCTTCTTGGGCGGTTTTGTTATGAG GTGGCACAGCTGTCGTGGCTGGAGCGCAGGGTGGCTGCGGCACTGTTTGCAGAGGTTCCTTCCTCCACCTATGAAGAAGCGCTGGATCACTTCATGGCTGCCGAGAAACTGAGACCAACTGGCTGGAAGGAAAATCGTCTTTTCATAGCCAAGTGCTACATTTTAATGAACGAGTTCTCCCTGGCCTCGGCCTGGCTGGACCAGGCAGCTTCAGCATCCAATGTGACTCCTGAT GATGAGCTTATGCAGAAAGAAATATTAGAACTGCAAGGCAAGTATTCATAG
- the LOC127006772 gene encoding cytidine deaminase-like isoform X1: MSLALADAASILSRLQHKTILHLLPTATFAPDSDKDAEVEQLIDASLAARLNSYSPYSKFSVGAALLTPDGTIVGGCNVENISYGLTICAERNAICRAVADGHRKFRAIAITAEMGERFVGPCGACRQFLAEFGLDWEVYLAMPSKQYMKTTVAKLIPDSFSPEWVNLDQRQVG; encoded by the exons ATGTCGCTAGCCTTGGCAGATGCAGCGTCTATTCTTAGCCGGCTACAACATAAGACTATTTTGCACCTGTTGCCTACTGCAACATTCGCCCCGGACTCCGATAAAG ACGCGGAGGTGGAGCAGCTCATCGATGCCAGCCTCGCCGCGCGCCTCAACTCCTACAGCCCCTACAGCAAGTTCAGTGTGGGCGCCGCGCTGCTCACCCCTGACGGCACCATCGTTGGAGGCTGCAACGTGGAGAACATTTCCTACGGCCTCACCATCTGCGCCGAGAGGAATGCCATTTGCCGCGCCGTGGCCGACGGACACAGGAAATTCCGTGCCATCGCCATCACCGCCGAGATGGGCGAGCGGTTCGTGGGGCCATGCGGGGCCTGCAGACAGTTCCTGGCGGAGTTCGGGCTGGACTGGGAGGTGTATTTGGCCATGCCCAGCAAGCAGTACATGAAGACCACGGTGGCCAAGCTCATCCCTGACAGCTTCAGTCCCGAGTGGGTCAATCTGGACCAGCGGCAGGTGGGATAG
- the LOC127006771 gene encoding nucleolin-like, producing the protein MEMEMEGIRTEETPCVMAENNTAMSEGEPMMTKNKKIKNKKKKRGQNKKLGIKLQSKKGEPASLNTNKKWDGGKKNAEKRKEVAKPGGEENDAMQNQNNQQEKTAKKRRNHRDFAISSAKMELTASIHQETEGRTSHRDDRTLYVRFPQSLSVREKSYVQPMVPTAVDIRFPRLSPGNSAKFCYIEFETEEEASVMKDKIEKIEVNGEAFYVDYVGKKSKSFNEKEPRTIDPLRLYVGGLPKEIQYSDMKEIFPTASRIFYRKASHKISQSYAYIIYKTHEEALKVFNATRDLKILGKEVIVIFATYKSGSAVNEDEDQSIAHLSKKLKTEAM; encoded by the exons atggaaatggaaatggaggGAATAAGAACAGAAGAGACACCATGTGTGATGGCAGAGAACAATACAGCCATGAGTGAGGGTGAACCCATGatgacaaaaaacaagaaaatcaaaaacaaaaaaaagaaacgtggACAGAATAAAAAGCTTGGTATTAAGCTCCAAAGTAAAAAGGGGGAACCAGCTTCCCTGAATACCAATAAGAAATGGGATGGTGGCAAAAAAAAcgcagaaaagagaaaagaagttgcaaaaccaggaggagaagaaaatgatgccATGCAAAACCAAAACAACCAGCAAGAAAAAACTGCAAAGAAAAGACGTAATCACAGAGACTTTGCAATCAGTTCTGCAAAG ATGGAGCTCACAGCTTCGATACACCAGGAAACTGAAGGGCGGACTAGCCACAGGGACGATCGCACCCTGTATGTTCgcttccctcaatctctctctgtaCGTGAGAAGTCTTACGTGCAGCCCATGGTGCCAACGGCTGTGGACATCCGCTTCCCTCGTCTCTCTCCTGGAAACTCTGCCAA GTTTTGCTACATTGAGtttgagacagaagaggaagccTCGGTGATGAAGGATAAAATTGAAAAAATTGAGGTCAATGGTGAAGCCTTCTATGTAGATTATGTCGGCAAAAAATCCAAATCATTTAATGAAAAAGAACCTAGAACTATCGATCCTCTTAG GTTGTATGTTGGAGGCTTGCCCAAAGAAATACAGTACAGTGACATGAAGGAAATCTTCCCCACAGCAAGTCGAATCTTTTATCGGAAAGCCAGTCACAAAATCAGCCAGAG ttatgcCTATATCATCTACAAGACTCATGAGGAAGCCTTGAAAGTGTTTAATGCCACCAGGGACCTGAAAATACTTGGAAAGGAAGTGATTGTCATATTTGCTACTTACAAAAGTGGCAGTGCAGTAAATGAAGATGAAGACCAGTCAATCGCACACCTCAGCAAGAAACTAaag acaGAGGCCATGTGA